Part of the Pelodiscus sinensis isolate JC-2024 chromosome 15, ASM4963464v1, whole genome shotgun sequence genome is shown below.
gctcctaccctcagctctcttctgcacccaaccgccccgtcccagaccccaaactcctcggtagaaatgtggcccttgaccacttgccaaaatgccccccccattaaaaattattgacaaagcctgatccaaatgttttttgaaacgttatttaatcagaatttaaatacattctatacaattgggagggttggggggagggggacgcagctgctggctcctcagctccttgtgctctcactggctgtcttcctgctgcaagggaagcagaatccgtcacattcatccctggggactcaggggtactgggcccccccagcatttccaccctcctcccccctgcgctgagacttgttctgctctctggtcaccccccgtcaggcccgcagggtgagcttctgacccacccagcagggacgtggggtgggggcagcatgaggaaaggggcgggggactccctgaggggatgggaaggagaccctggccctgccccactctcctgcatctgctccggctgctcaccatgtatcccaggagctgatgggcctgcccatgcagggcgtgggccaggaccagcccggcctggctggggcgcctcaggggggagcgggcagcgagcagagccttgtctaaaaagcagttctcctgctctggcgtgaagagctgcccaaagacctgaaatcaagagcacgggaggtttcagctgacggcccagagcccggccccaactcctggggctaaaacagcttcctccttctgcaaactcccttccagaccctgcacccagacgctctcctcaccctgcaccctaacccctgccccaggtcacaccttcctcctgcccccaagaccctcccagacctcacccccctccgcacaacagagcagccctaggccactggccaacatcttggagcgacctccatcaaaaagtgttgcccgcccccgccctgcttccccttctatgggagatccggggcaaggtgcggcgctgcccctcggaagcgccgcccctttgaaacgccgggacagcgtcacaaaggggcagcgccgccctgtccacggctcgaatagtcgagggaaaatgcatcgaccattcgatcagcgactccctgcttcccaccccgcgtcctacccgcacgagggccccagccagccccacccccgagccctgccctgccctggcagcgcgtccttacctctcccaccctgacggtgttgctatgcgccaggacccatctctccttatagtagtgcctgcaccacaggtcctctgcctggtggatgttgaggcctgcaagagacaaaccagggtgattctgctggcaggtctgagcccttcccctcccacgggtccctgcaggcatccctgggcaaatggaggggcacagggggcagaaggggaacacagagggacgcatccccccttgggccagtctgggggaaaagggctgggtcccctccccccgccgccggcaccctcagggtgtccctggggcccaggtcccggctggcttccttacccctgtggtgcaggaggaggcggtacaggctgtgcacccccttccgggccagccggctgacgtcttcggatgggtccgaaataaaaaggcccagctgggccacgtggtgacccatcctcggccagtcggcggagttctgaggggagagaagagggggggtccctcagcatcctggggctgcacgtcccatgctaacggccgccgaggcggttctgagctcggggacggacagagacacctcccggggcggggcggggcggggcggggccggccttgcgaggagacagccctgagcaatggccccgactgaagggtcactccgggggtggaacaaggggatccactgacggccactccccagtctggggcccaggtgccccccggaaaggcccagggtcgcccctccccggggaaaggagaacgcggcccattcccggcccattcccagctctgcctcccggggacgctcccagccctgcgccctgcagccccagaccccccggctccaaGGTCACTTACCttaaaccccgggagggtggtggcgactcccagcagggccgtggtgctgccaagggccctggctcgctcctggggcaggcgggactccagccacgggctcaggtgctgggggggaaagaggcaggtcaggacccgtagggaggcgccggttctgggcagagcctggggctcctctcagactgtgcccccccccccagccactgacacagctcctctctcggccccccgaggaagcagggacaatggccccgtcccccccacggggctcacctccatgatcagctgcagcctggcggtgtctggggactcggcgaggaggcttgccagtagggcctggaggtcgacgggaagggcccggatgaactgctgcaagacaagggggagccctgggtcagaggggggttggggaatccaggccacccgctggccccggggtgcagccttgagcagggtctgagccgcctcgcagagcagggaggagcccaggctgggcatggaagggacgggcccccagggagagcaacgggaaacctggagggaaggatccaaacctgcagcttcttctctccctctgcccccacccccactcctctctggagctccagcccagcccgggagcagggcccggagggacgtacctgcgtgtggatgggctcctgctgccagtccccagacacagtctgtcccacggccgccctcagcagggggttcaggagctgggcctgtaggggaggctgcaaggtgctggcaggagagaggggcagagactgttaattcagcagcagggctgtgtccagactcaggggttttttcgggaaaagtagcctttttccgaaaaaacttcacctgcgtctagactgcagtcgcgttctttcgaaattaaatcgaaagaacgcggcttttctttccacggcggtaaacctcatttcacgaggaagaacgccttctttggaaagtgcttctttcgaacgaaggcgttcttgaatgtaactagggcttcttcgaaagagagcatccagactcactgggtgctctctttcgaaagaggcttgcagtctagacatagcccaggagacagagactttcccactccctggtctggggatctgctctgggggggagtcggcgggggggggggggagtcggtacctgaggctgcaggcggcgttgaggcagtcggccaagaccagtggggggggggagtcctccatgatctcctgtgagacccaaggagacaaaggggcttgtgaggctggggcccccaagagacgctcacacggccagcgcccccacccagcaggatccaaccccactgcctcctgctggcctgtagcccccctgcctggcacagggcctctcccagcagccccctcccaaaccgggaccagctcaatccttgtccccaggccgtctcctgcccctcactgccctggtgaccagcctctgaacctcctcatccctgctccccaggcgcatcctcagcagcccgctctgctaaccttccagctccccccccatggcccggggagacccctccctgttccgaatccccctccctgtccagcaccccagacctgccccatttctgtgtccctccctcctccagcatccccacccaccctccccatgtccacctccccctccccctccccctccagcactcctggccccacccatcccatttccagcacccccacccgccgccatggcccaggcagacccctgtccaccccacgtatcccctcccctcctcccggccgccgccactcgctcaccacgatcctggccatcatggtgtccttgcagcagcgcggcgccagggtgtcctcgcccctttggagggcggcgaggcaggcgggggggacggccaggaggaaccgctgcagggcggctgggctctgcaccccagagagagtctgtgagcctggggcctgcctgccccccacggacagctgcagggctcaggcctcccaggagtggaggtgggagctgccggttgtccaagcacccacactcgccccccaactgctgcctcaggcttgtgggggcccagctggtgcatgacaagagacctcagcttggggggcccaggtcatgcaggagaaggggccccagggggatccccagggacaagcccctcccggagggggggacgtgctgggaaggggccggacaatctcgggtcccccccgtgtggagaaggttcctaccgtgtcccgggtgtggagctgctcttcaatatcatagatggccccttcctccacccgggagtccatccgctcctggcagagctccgccgaggcgcaggggggctctgtgcgggagggaagggaccagggtgactccagcggccagcaggggtcacgcgcccccatgtcagggacccagggcaggttgggccccacacgcccctcgcagggacccatcccccttccaccctcacatctgccaacgccctcagcagagcccccaccaggaacaagagagccaagcagcagctcccgcccccatccattgccctggctgcggggcagacactggagctgccccccccccccccgtgtactgggtgagcccctgggcccagcatgttcacggcccctcacctgggtctgagcggctgcaggaggtggcccggctgcagctggaggccctggCGCTGCTGCTCattgagctggacccacagctgcaggggctggtgcggagaggctgggggctcccggagactggcaggtccccgggggccgggcagggcgatgccccctggtggtaatgggggctgggctcctggggcaggtgtttctctccacagaggaggccccagagccaccctacccggcttccccgctgggctgggtcccgccttcccagccgcctctggagccaggtccggaggggcctggccggtgggcgagtcgccccgagctggtgggattcagcttccccgcccgcggggacggaggagctgcttcccaccggccctggggccatcttcagggctttccggaaccacagcctgatgtgtttggccatgctgcaaatgaggggagcaaaggggagcttggggcgcagcctgcagagcgaaatccaggggttccagcgccccagagcgactgcccccagcccccaaatggccccttgcttatcggctcggtcttgcacaggcacttctggcccttgaccgagggctgggcctgcctggaacccagccggccccgggcgggatccaaacccctgggggctcttaccttctgcaaaacgctgtccggatgtggaactcacagaggacaaagcaactgtgagcaggagacgcaccagagctaaagcaaccgggggtctccaaagtcccctgggcccgccccccccttttctcagcctgagatgtgggttcctctgtgaggtcaccacctccccacctgccctttgcctgatctgctgagggctgcccaaagcccctgtgaggtcactgccccccccacctcaccctgccaggcaaatgtcctgcctctggccacccctctgggaagttggagccattcctaggggtcccccccactccctgactgggcatcctgcagccagcagctccagtagccccataggctgctccctgccctacactgcaggcttcttgcacaagaactgtttcacaccggagttcttgcgcaaaaggtctcgtgcaagagcacctccaccctgccatgtgcttttgcacaagagtgtccatggcattgtgaacgctttcttgtgcaagaaagctctgatgaccattttagccatacaagtgtcttgctcaagaagcccctggtgcccgtccacgctgccttcttgcacaacagctcttgcacaaaaggggcttattcctcgtggggagaggaataactcctgtgcaagaagccctcttttctgatgctttactgcaaatttacttgcacaagaattcacgtgcagtgtagacgcgccacaagtttttgcacaagaacagttgttcttgagcaaaatgcctgcagtgcagacgtggccttggtgtcacccagcactggacttcctggccaggagcaagagttagagcctcccactcgccccgctgcctctcacgggctcccgtccggccccagccctgggctttgccctagcgcatcccagcaaggcctctggcctgcactagacccattgacatgtggagaatccaccactgccctggggcgcttttgtctatgggactcggactcacagctgagcatggagcctgatttctcccaggacttgggctctttcctggccaggccctggaactggttccacctttgtctgccagggaccgatactgtctctccagggaggccctgcagtgcaggcaccttcctttcccccttcgggagcagtcattgttctgcaccccacaaagcagtggggggctcctggctgccccagctccaatctctgagcttctctctcaacgggggccaggcctggaggctctagtccccctgggtatgtatttctacactatcccgctagttcgaactaggggggtaatgtatgcataccgaacttgctaatgaagcccgggatttgaatttcccgggcttcattagcataaagccggcgccgccatttttaaaagccggctagtgcgaaccccgtgccgcgcggctacacgcggcacgggctagatagttcggactacgtagccattccgaactatctgtactcctcgttccacggcacggggttcgcactagccggcttttaaaaatggcggcgccggctttatgctaatgaagcccgggaaattcaaatcccgggcttcattagcaagttcggtatgcatacattacccccctagttcgaactagcggggtagtgtagacataccccctgagactcactggtgctggctcaccccctgtcctgctcgtggctccgttgtcctcctccccgcagccccccccagctctaaatgctgctcacatcagttccccttccccgtggccaggccctgcagggctctgggggctggtttgctgccctcagccctgcagtagcctgctccccagtttgcagcccctcccatcatgcgtgaggtctcctggtaccggagggaggacgggggcagaccaggaaggttaatttgatgttgcagcggcaggaaaagggggggtggcgcagaggagctgtcagtacattatcccaatacgccatcccagtgcaggcgtcgcactcagctctacctgcagaggagtctctatctgcggtgagcagaaagggggtctaggacacacacccaagtagccccagaaccacgcaggagcagagtcgttctgcgaaagggagaggttta
Proteins encoded:
- the LOC142818425 gene encoding uncharacterized protein LOC142818425 is translated as MAKHIRLWFRKALKMAPGPVGSSSSVPAGGEAESHQLGATRPPARPLRTWLQRRLGRRDPAQRGSRVGWLWGLLCGEKHLPQEPSPHYHQGASPCPAPGDLPVSGSPQPLRTSPCSCGSSSMSSSARASSCSRATSCSRSDPEPPCASAELCQERMDSRVEEGAIYDIEEQLHTRDTSPAALQRFLLAVPPACLAALQRGEDTLAPRCCKDTMMARIVEIMEDSPPPLVLADCLNAACSLSTLQPPLQAQLLNPLLRAAVGQTVSGDWQQEPIHTQVRPSGPCSRAGLELQRGVGVGAEGEKKLQVWILPSRFPVALPGGPSLPCPAWAPPCSARRLRPCSRLHPGASGWPGFPNPPLTQGSPLSCSSSSGPFPSTSRPYW